In the Flavisolibacter tropicus genome, one interval contains:
- a CDS encoding MBL fold metallo-hydrolase encodes MLHIQSFTFNPVQENTYIVYNELRQCCIIDPGCYFAAEEKAITDFISANNLTPTHLLNTHCHLDHIFGNRFIHKTYGLPLHLHQLEKPVLEFGPTAGLQWQMPFDNYDGELKFLEEGDVVKLGNEELHVLFTPGHSPGSISFYSKEHKFLISGDVLFEGSIGRTDLPGGSFDVLEQSILTKLYTLPADVVVYPGHGDSTTIGDEMKTNPFVKMV; translated from the coding sequence ATGCTACATATTCAATCCTTCACCTTCAACCCTGTTCAGGAAAATACATATATCGTTTATAACGAATTAAGGCAGTGCTGTATTATAGATCCCGGCTGTTATTTTGCAGCAGAAGAGAAAGCCATAACCGATTTTATCAGTGCTAATAACCTAACGCCCACGCACTTACTGAATACGCATTGTCACCTGGACCACATATTTGGTAATCGTTTCATACATAAAACCTATGGTTTACCGCTACATCTGCACCAGTTGGAGAAACCGGTTCTGGAATTCGGGCCTACCGCCGGCCTGCAGTGGCAAATGCCTTTCGATAACTATGATGGAGAACTGAAGTTTTTGGAAGAAGGAGATGTGGTAAAACTGGGCAATGAAGAGCTGCACGTATTATTCACACCTGGTCATTCACCGGGCAGTATTTCGTTTTACAGTAAAGAACATAAGTTCCTCATCAGTGGCGATGTGTTGTTTGAAGGAAGTATTGGCCGTACCGACCTTCCCGGCGGCAGTTTTGATGTGCTGGAACAAAGCATTCTTACCAAACTGTATACACTACCAGCAGATGTAGTTGTCTATCCTGGCCACGGCGATAGCACTACCATTGGCGATGAAATGAAAACCAATCCTTTTGTAAAGATGGTGTAA
- a CDS encoding cytochrome-c peroxidase has product MKPWIVIGGLVAIVAVTVSLLESCSDVDYFPRPHTTPLAFEVPAGFPPPVYNFQKNPLTQEGVELGRHLFYEGRLSIDGNFPCSSCHQQVASFTTYEHDRSHGYNHSHTLRNAPALLNLAWQRAFRQDGSAKTMEEVSYAHITAPDEMAESILGIIRKLQQDANYKQLFKAAYGDEQITGDRVLKALTQFMLTIVTADSKYDRVKKGTASFTSQEANGYQVFQAKCTGCHTEPLFTDFTYRNIGLPIQDFLSDFGRQRVTHQSSDSLKFRVPSLRNAELTSYYIHDGRSATLRNMVDHYRSRVEQGPTLDPSLKNGIPLTNTELDNVVAFLRTLSDSSILHNPKFGAP; this is encoded by the coding sequence ATGAAACCTTGGATTGTTATTGGAGGCCTTGTAGCAATTGTAGCTGTAACAGTAAGTCTTTTAGAAAGCTGTAGTGATGTAGATTATTTCCCTCGCCCGCACACAACGCCATTGGCCTTTGAAGTACCTGCAGGCTTTCCTCCCCCGGTTTATAACTTTCAGAAAAACCCGCTGACCCAGGAAGGTGTAGAATTAGGTCGCCACCTGTTTTATGAAGGACGCCTATCTATAGATGGTAATTTTCCATGTTCTTCCTGCCACCAGCAAGTAGCCAGCTTTACCACCTATGAACACGACCGCAGCCATGGCTATAACCACTCCCATACCTTACGCAATGCCCCTGCCCTGCTCAATTTGGCCTGGCAACGCGCCTTCCGGCAAGATGGTAGTGCCAAAACGATGGAGGAAGTGTCTTATGCACATATTACGGCCCCCGATGAAATGGCCGAATCTATTCTAGGTATTATCCGCAAGCTGCAACAGGATGCTAACTATAAACAATTGTTCAAAGCCGCTTATGGTGACGAACAGATTACGGGCGATCGCGTTTTAAAGGCACTTACCCAATTTATGCTCACTATTGTAACAGCCGATTCTAAATACGACCGGGTAAAAAAAGGCACAGCCAGCTTTACATCTCAAGAGGCAAACGGCTACCAGGTTTTTCAAGCCAAGTGTACCGGCTGCCACACCGAGCCACTGTTTACCGATTTTACCTATCGCAACATTGGATTGCCTATACAGGATTTTCTTAGCGACTTTGGTCGACAGCGCGTTACCCACCAATCGTCCGACTCGCTAAAGTTTAGGGTGCCCAGCTTACGCAACGCTGAACTCACTTCTTATTATATACACGACGGCCGCAGCGCCACCCTTCGAAATATGGTAGATCACTACCGCAGTCGCGTAGAGCAAGGGCCTACTTTGGATCCTTCATTAAAGAATGGTATTCCGCTCACCAATACAGAGCTGGATAATGTAGTTGCCTTTTTACGCACCCTATCGGACTCCAGCATTCTTCACAATCCTAAATTTGGAGCGCCATAA
- a CDS encoding B12-binding domain-containing radical SAM protein: MKIKMILPALTEAKSPYWRPIKYSLFPPLGLATLAAYCSPDDQIDLQDEHVEVLNIDDNPQLVIIQVYITNAFRAYALADHYRKKGAHVCLGGLHVSSLPEEAAQHADTIFIGPGEDTFPKFLDDFRKGNPQKIYLNAKRDISEVPPIRRDLIKRHLYLVPNSIVVSRGCPHHCDFCYKDAFFEGGKSFYTQRVDSALAEINRLPGRHLYFLDDHLLGNQKFASALFAGMQGMNRVFQGASTIDAVLRGNLIEHAAKAGMRSVFIGFESLSSSNLQQSNKKQNLGKDYTTAIKRLHDLGIMINGSFVFGLDDDDKDVFKRTVDWAVANGLTTATFHILTPYPSTRLFQTMEQQGRILHRNWELYDTRQVVYKTVGLTANELKQGYDWSYQSFYSWSNILKASAQHDNIKHAIKHFTYAGGWKKFEPLWNFIIKTQGLNKMLPLLEAILSKVGSKTNQKQPLSPFPAIA; the protein is encoded by the coding sequence ATGAAGATCAAAATGATTTTACCAGCTCTTACAGAAGCAAAAAGCCCCTACTGGCGGCCTATCAAGTACTCTTTGTTTCCTCCGCTTGGCTTGGCTACACTGGCTGCTTATTGCTCGCCGGACGATCAGATTGATTTACAAGATGAACATGTTGAAGTTTTAAATATTGATGATAATCCCCAATTGGTAATTATCCAGGTGTATATAACCAATGCTTTTCGTGCTTATGCATTGGCAGACCATTATAGGAAAAAAGGGGCTCATGTATGCTTGGGTGGTCTACATGTTTCTTCACTACCAGAAGAAGCCGCACAACATGCTGATACCATCTTTATTGGACCAGGAGAAGATACTTTTCCAAAATTTCTTGATGATTTTAGAAAAGGAAATCCTCAAAAGATATACCTCAACGCTAAACGTGATATCAGCGAGGTGCCACCAATTCGCAGAGACCTGATCAAACGGCATTTATACCTAGTGCCTAATTCAATTGTGGTATCAAGGGGCTGCCCACATCATTGCGACTTCTGTTATAAAGATGCTTTTTTTGAAGGTGGTAAATCTTTTTACACACAACGTGTTGATTCCGCTCTAGCAGAAATAAATCGCTTGCCGGGAAGGCACTTGTACTTTCTGGATGATCATTTATTAGGTAATCAAAAATTTGCATCTGCTTTGTTTGCAGGTATGCAAGGTATGAACCGTGTCTTTCAAGGAGCGTCAACGATTGATGCTGTTTTAAGAGGTAACCTGATAGAACACGCGGCTAAAGCTGGAATGCGCTCTGTCTTTATTGGCTTTGAATCCTTAAGTTCCTCCAACTTGCAACAAAGCAATAAGAAACAAAATCTTGGAAAGGACTATACAACCGCCATCAAACGGCTACATGATTTGGGCATCATGATCAATGGTAGCTTTGTGTTTGGTTTAGATGATGATGATAAAGATGTATTCAAGCGTACTGTAGACTGGGCGGTTGCTAATGGTTTAACAACTGCTACCTTTCATATTCTTACGCCTTACCCAAGCACACGCTTGTTCCAAACAATGGAGCAACAAGGACGTATCCTTCATCGCAATTGGGAGTTATATGATACGAGGCAAGTTGTTTATAAAACGGTTGGACTAACAGCCAATGAATTAAAGCAAGGCTACGACTGGTCCTATCAATCATTCTATAGCTGGAGCAACATCCTAAAAGCCAGCGCTCAACACGATAATATTAAACATGCCATCAAGCATTTTACATATGCCGGTGGTTGGAAAAAGTTTGAACCGCTATGGAACTTCATTATTAAAACACAAGGGCTGAATAAGATGCTGCCATTACTGGAAGCCATTTTATCAAAAGTGGGTAGTAAAACCAATCAAAAACAGCCATTGTCTCCGTTCCCTGCTATTGCTTAA
- a CDS encoding DUF1361 domain-containing protein, whose amino-acid sequence MVHELTRNTIIKNYFLNKNGLYQILVLLTAFCLALVAFRILYTGEWMFAFLIWNLFLAYLPYSLSSYIAREERHMSKPFLILLLITWLLLIPNSFYIITDLFHLRKQDVIPLWYDLALIMSFAWNGLIVGVLSVRQVEKILQQRWHVYEWLFILPLMYLNALGIFIGRYLRFNSWDVITNPVALIKDVVYLVIHPIRNRFDWCMIICFTVLLSIFYLTLKKMSKMNENEKGTQ is encoded by the coding sequence ATGGTTCATGAATTGACCCGAAATACGATTATCAAGAATTACTTTTTAAATAAGAACGGACTATACCAGATCCTTGTGTTACTAACAGCCTTTTGCCTGGCGCTCGTAGCTTTTCGGATTCTATATACAGGAGAATGGATGTTTGCTTTTTTGATCTGGAATTTATTCCTGGCCTATTTACCTTATAGTCTTTCATCCTATATCGCCAGAGAAGAGCGGCATATGTCTAAGCCATTTCTGATCTTACTACTTATTACCTGGCTTTTATTAATTCCTAATTCCTTCTACATTATTACCGATTTGTTTCATCTGCGAAAGCAAGATGTAATACCCTTGTGGTACGATCTGGCGTTGATTATGTCCTTTGCCTGGAATGGTTTAATTGTAGGTGTATTATCAGTTCGACAAGTGGAGAAAATACTGCAGCAACGTTGGCATGTTTACGAGTGGCTGTTTATTTTACCCTTGATGTACTTAAATGCACTGGGTATTTTTATTGGCCGCTACTTGCGTTTCAATAGTTGGGATGTAATTACAAATCCGGTAGCCTTAATTAAAGATGTAGTCTATCTCGTTATTCATCCCATACGCAACCGGTTTGATTGGTGTATGATTATCTGCTTTACTGTCTTGCTAAGCATTTTTTATCTCACCCTAAAGAAAATGAGTAAGATGAATGAAAACGAAAAAGGGACGCAATAG
- a CDS encoding lipopolysaccharide biosynthesis protein, which produces MSGIKKLAGQTLWYGGSSIAARFINYLLTPLLTYSAVISKADYGKIGLIYSALPVLNVLFTYGLETAYFRFSAKAENRSTIFSTAFLSIAISTLFFSLILYTFPGILGGITGLTDLPQLIKLSVLIISFDTLSTIPFARLRQEERPRMYALVKISGILINILVTWFFISYCPSHFDPQNPNWLTLIYNPYINPVTYVLVANLLQAIITLLMLSREIAQVRLKIDGRLWREMMVYAMPLLIVGFGGVINETFDRLMLRWWLPGSEIYRESQVGIYNACYKLSILITLFIQAFRMSAEPFFFKQAQGEKPQRTYARVMKFFVIVISVMFLLVSLFLNVWQYMIGASYRVGLKVVPILLLANMFLGIYYNLSIWYKLSNRTMAGAWITLLGAAVTTVINYFFIPHYGYMACAWATFLCYGTMMVVSYIWGQKAYPVPYAWRKLVAYILISVGFFGLYTLFQGFIDNVWVNRVIALILLSLYTLFILRVERKEFARLPVIGKYL; this is translated from the coding sequence GTGAGTGGTATTAAGAAACTGGCAGGACAAACCCTTTGGTATGGTGGAAGCTCTATTGCTGCCCGTTTTATCAATTATTTATTGACCCCTCTTCTGACGTATTCAGCAGTCATTTCCAAGGCTGATTATGGAAAGATCGGGTTAATCTATTCTGCGCTCCCGGTATTGAATGTTCTCTTTACGTATGGTTTAGAAACAGCCTACTTCCGCTTTTCAGCCAAGGCAGAAAACCGGTCTACCATTTTCAGCACCGCCTTTTTATCCATAGCCATTAGTACGCTATTCTTTTCACTTATTCTATATACGTTTCCTGGCATTTTAGGAGGGATCACCGGCTTAACAGACCTGCCACAACTGATCAAGCTATCTGTTCTGATCATTTCATTTGATACGTTAAGCACTATTCCTTTTGCGCGTTTGAGGCAGGAAGAACGGCCCAGGATGTATGCATTGGTAAAAATTTCCGGTATCCTCATTAATATATTGGTTACATGGTTCTTTATCAGCTACTGCCCTTCCCATTTTGACCCACAAAACCCTAATTGGCTGACCCTGATTTATAACCCCTATATCAACCCGGTAACCTATGTGCTGGTTGCCAACCTGCTGCAGGCAATTATTACGCTTTTAATGTTGTCGCGCGAGATTGCACAGGTAAGGCTGAAAATCGATGGTAGGCTGTGGCGCGAAATGATGGTTTACGCCATGCCGCTGCTCATTGTAGGATTTGGCGGTGTGATCAATGAAACCTTTGACCGGCTTATGCTCCGCTGGTGGTTACCTGGCAGCGAAATTTATAGAGAGTCGCAAGTAGGTATCTATAACGCTTGTTATAAACTTTCGATTCTTATCACCTTGTTTATACAAGCCTTCCGGATGAGTGCCGAGCCTTTTTTCTTTAAGCAGGCGCAGGGAGAAAAGCCCCAACGTACATACGCCCGCGTAATGAAGTTTTTTGTTATTGTCATTTCTGTCATGTTCCTGCTGGTAAGCCTGTTTTTGAATGTATGGCAGTACATGATCGGAGCGTCGTACCGCGTGGGATTGAAGGTTGTTCCCATTCTTTTATTGGCCAATATGTTCCTGGGTATTTACTACAACCTTTCTATTTGGTATAAATTGTCCAATAGAACTATGGCGGGTGCCTGGATCACGCTTTTGGGAGCAGCGGTAACTACTGTCATCAACTATTTCTTTATTCCACACTATGGATACATGGCCTGCGCCTGGGCTACCTTCCTGTGCTATGGCACCATGATGGTGGTATCATATATCTGGGGGCAAAAAGCATATCCTGTTCCTTATGCCTGGCGCAAACTGGTAGCCTATATACTTATATCGGTAGGTTTCTTTGGTCTGTATACCTTATTCCAAGGATTTATTGATAATGTATGGGTGAATCGTGTCATTGCCCTTATCCTGCTATCGCTTTACACCCTGTTTATTCTTCGCGTAGAGCGAAAAGAATTTGCGCGACTGCCAGTTATTGGTAAATATCTCTAG
- the creD gene encoding cell envelope integrity protein CreD — translation METIPTATTTIANDIWSKSKVLIKAGIIGVLILLLLIPTNYVEGLIQEREARQKEAIAEVSQKWAGKQTITGPILTIPYITTAADANGKLTNVKKYAYFLPDQLQVDATVNPQEKHRGIYKVMLYNALVNLKGQFAKVNLSQLGIDPQSVVWNEVFVRMGVTDTRGLNEELQLKWNNSTLLFAPNAIGGQDGADGLTARLPIQSAEELNNISFESILNVSGSEQLLFTPIGKTSKINLQSAYPHPSFTGDVLPQSTLVKDSGFSANWISLAHKRNFPQEFRQYESPNGKTYDVENSAVGVSLFVPVNAYQKTLRSIKYAILCIALTFVAFFLIETINRKSVHPFQYGLIGLALVLFYTLLLSFSEYVGFNAAYGIAALSTIGLIAWFVKGILASGKLSTVLSVVLLLVYSYVFSILQLQDYSLLFGSIGLFITLGVIMYFSRKLQW, via the coding sequence ATGGAAACAATTCCAACAGCAACTACTACAATCGCGAATGATATCTGGTCTAAAAGTAAAGTTCTCATTAAAGCAGGAATCATTGGTGTCCTTATTCTCCTGCTTCTTATTCCTACCAATTATGTGGAGGGGCTAATTCAAGAGCGTGAAGCCCGGCAGAAAGAGGCTATTGCAGAAGTCAGTCAAAAATGGGCAGGCAAGCAAACCATTACGGGCCCTATACTTACTATACCCTATATCACTACAGCAGCAGATGCGAATGGTAAGTTAACGAACGTAAAGAAGTACGCCTATTTTTTGCCCGATCAATTGCAAGTGGATGCAACGGTTAATCCTCAGGAGAAACACCGTGGTATTTATAAAGTAATGTTATACAATGCGCTGGTGAATTTGAAAGGTCAATTCGCTAAGGTGAATCTGTCGCAGTTAGGTATTGATCCGCAAAGTGTTGTCTGGAACGAAGTATTTGTTCGTATGGGCGTCACCGATACACGAGGCTTGAATGAAGAGTTGCAATTGAAATGGAACAACTCTACGTTGTTGTTTGCGCCTAATGCTATTGGCGGGCAAGATGGAGCTGACGGCCTTACGGCACGTCTGCCTATTCAATCTGCAGAGGAACTTAACAATATTTCCTTTGAAAGTATATTGAATGTGAGTGGTTCTGAACAGCTACTATTTACACCTATAGGTAAAACCTCAAAGATTAACCTGCAGTCAGCTTACCCTCACCCTAGTTTTACTGGAGATGTGCTGCCACAGTCAACGTTGGTTAAGGATAGTGGCTTTAGTGCTAACTGGATCAGCTTAGCGCATAAGCGCAACTTTCCACAAGAGTTTCGTCAATACGAATCTCCTAATGGTAAAACCTACGATGTAGAAAATTCCGCTGTTGGGGTTAGTCTCTTTGTACCCGTAAATGCCTATCAAAAAACACTACGCTCTATCAAGTATGCTATTTTGTGTATTGCCTTAACCTTTGTTGCCTTCTTCCTAATTGAAACCATCAATCGCAAATCGGTTCACCCGTTTCAATATGGATTAATAGGGCTAGCTCTAGTATTATTCTATACACTATTACTTTCTTTTTCCGAGTATGTAGGTTTTAATGCAGCCTATGGAATAGCGGCTTTATCCACCATTGGCCTGATAGCCTGGTTTGTCAAAGGCATACTAGCGTCCGGTAAGCTATCAACTGTTTTATCTGTTGTACTCTTGTTAGTGTACAGTTATGTGTTCAGCATTCTACAACTGCAAGACTATTCCTTGTTATTTGGCAGCATTGGGTTGTTTATCACATTAGGTGTCATCATGTATTTCTCAAGAAAACTACAATGGTAA
- a CDS encoding winged helix-turn-helix domain-containing protein translates to MSVNNPIAGLNKVFDNRIRLGVMSMLMVNEEVSFNDLKGMLEVTDGNLATHLINLEENDLIKVHKGFIGRKTNTTYSITKAGEKAFTDHITALEKMINGVK, encoded by the coding sequence ATGAGCGTCAATAATCCCATAGCAGGTTTAAACAAGGTGTTCGACAACCGTATCCGGTTGGGAGTGATGAGCATGCTTATGGTCAATGAAGAAGTAAGCTTCAATGATTTGAAAGGCATGCTGGAAGTAACTGATGGCAACCTGGCTACGCATTTGATTAACCTGGAAGAAAATGACCTGATCAAAGTGCACAAGGGATTCATTGGCCGTAAAACCAACACAACTTATTCAATTACAAAAGCAGGTGAAAAAGCATTTACAGATCATATCACAGCTTTGGAAAAAATGATCAATGGCGTAAAGTAA
- a CDS encoding diacylglycerol kinase produces the protein MRYTQTTFSWRARRKSFFYAGAGIFHLLRTEHNAWIHLAITILVAGASVYFNISQIEIALLCFAIGLVWIAEMFNTCVEKTLDFITQKRCEEIKRIKDMAAGAVLIASLVAVLIGAIVFIPKIIVIYGS, from the coding sequence ATGCGTTACACACAAACAACTTTTTCCTGGCGCGCCCGCCGCAAAAGTTTCTTTTATGCAGGGGCTGGTATTTTTCACTTGCTCAGAACAGAGCACAATGCCTGGATTCATTTAGCGATCACTATACTTGTTGCTGGGGCCTCTGTTTACTTTAACATCAGTCAAATAGAAATAGCGCTTTTGTGTTTTGCTATTGGCCTTGTTTGGATAGCTGAAATGTTTAATACCTGTGTCGAGAAGACACTAGACTTTATTACACAGAAACGATGCGAAGAGATCAAGCGCATTAAAGACATGGCAGCAGGCGCTGTACTTATTGCATCATTAGTTGCCGTTCTAATTGGTGCCATTGTTTTCATTCCTAAAATCATTGTTATATATGGTTCATGA